The Corallococcus silvisoli genomic interval CAGCTCACCGAGCCGAAGCTGAAGATCGCGCCCGACCTGCGCGAGATGAAGTTCCAGGCCTGACGCGGAGTGCTAGGGTGTGCTTCCGCCGCCTCGGGTGGGACGGAAGCCACCTTCCCCCCGAGGAGCGGAGCACCCCCCATGGCCGACACCCCGGAGAAGCCCGTCCCCGCGCCGCGCGCGCACCGCATCGACCATGAGCTGCCCGTGGCGTACCGCACGGTGGCCGGCTTCGTGACGGACTGGGCCGTGAACCTGTCGCGCGGCGGCATCTACATCAACACGCCGCAGCCGCTGGCGGTGGGCACGGTGGTGCGCATCCTGGTGTCGCTGCCGGGCGCCAGCTTCCCGGTGGACCTGTCCGGGAAGGTGACCCGCACCAACGCCCAGGGGACGCCGGGCTCCGAGGTGCCGGGGATGGCGGTGGAGTTCCTGGACGTTGACGACGAGAAGCGGTCGCGCATCGAAGCGTTCGTGGAGCGCCTGCGGGAAGCCCTGCCGGCGGACGAGCGTGGCAGTGCGACCCGGAAGTAGGGCGGCCCGACCCAGGCGGCCCCCGCGAGTGCGCCTGTGATGACGACGACCCTGCCCGAAGCTCCCATTGAACTGACGATTGAACGGCTGGGCCAGCTGGGGGAGGGCGTGGCCTCCTGGGAGGGCCGCACCGTCTTCGTGCCCGGCGCCTTCCCCGGCGACACCGTGCGCGTCCACCTGGAGGTCCAGGGCAAGGTCCTGCGCGGCCTCTTGGGCCAGGTGCTGACGGATGGCGCGGAGCGGGTGTCGTCGCGCTGCGTCCTCTCCGACGCTTGCGGCGGCTGCGACTGGCTGGAGCTGTCCGTGCCGGCGCAGCGGTCCGCGAAGCAGGAGATCGTCCTCTCCACCCTGGAGCACCTGGGCCGCCTGCCGCGCTCGGGCTTCACCGTGCGGCCGCTGCTGGTGGCGCCCCGGGACTGGGGCTACCGCCGCCGCGCGGTGCTGCACGGGGCGGGCAAGGGGGCGCTCGGCTACTTCGGCAGGCGCACCCATGAGCGCGTCCCGGTGGACGTGTGCCCCGCGCTCACGCCGGTGCTCACCGCGCTGCCCGGGAAGCTGGCCCCGCTGCTCAAGCCGCTGACGAAGGACACCGAGGACGTGCTCCTGCTGGCGGAGGGCGACAAGGCCGCGTTCGCGGTGAACCTCTCCGGCCCGGTGACGGCGCGGCACCTGGAGGCCACGGAGGCCGCCGTGCGCGCCCTGCGGCTGGAGGGCGCGGTGCTGGTGCCAAAGGAGGGCTCCGCACGGCTCATCGGCCGGCCGGTGCTGCGCTCGCTGTCCCCGCTGCGGCCGGAGGTGCCGGTGTACCTGCGGCCGGATGCGTTCGCCCAGGCGCACGCGGAGGCCAACGTGGGGCTCGTCACCGCCGCCCTCCACGAGCTGGGGGCCCGGGAGACGGACTCCGTGCTGGAGCTGTACTCCGGCAACGGCAACTTCACCTTCCCGCTGGCGGGGACGGCGGGGTCGGTGCTGGGGGTGGAGTCCTCGCCGGTGGGCGTGGAGCT includes:
- a CDS encoding PilZ domain-containing protein; this translates as MADTPEKPVPAPRAHRIDHELPVAYRTVAGFVTDWAVNLSRGGIYINTPQPLAVGTVVRILVSLPGASFPVDLSGKVTRTNAQGTPGSEVPGMAVEFLDVDDEKRSRIEAFVERLREALPADERGSATRK
- a CDS encoding class I SAM-dependent RNA methyltransferase translates to MTTTLPEAPIELTIERLGQLGEGVASWEGRTVFVPGAFPGDTVRVHLEVQGKVLRGLLGQVLTDGAERVSSRCVLSDACGGCDWLELSVPAQRSAKQEIVLSTLEHLGRLPRSGFTVRPLLVAPRDWGYRRRAVLHGAGKGALGYFGRRTHERVPVDVCPALTPVLTALPGKLAPLLKPLTKDTEDVLLLAEGDKAAFAVNLSGPVTARHLEATEAAVRALRLEGAVLVPKEGSARLIGRPVLRSLSPLRPEVPVYLRPDAFAQAHAEANVGLVTAALHELGARETDSVLELYSGNGNFTFPLAGTAGSVLGVESSPVGVELAQRSAREGGVANVRFIQGDARKVCDGLVAEGRSFDACLADPPRAGAPGLAKWMRALNVRRVVYVACDPASLARDAAGLVDAGYRPVALQVVDMFPQTHHVEAVMSFERQA